A genomic window from Flavobacterium hankyongi includes:
- a CDS encoding phosphatase PAP2 family protein — translation MKKKEILSVFLLFMFLSLFSQENEIVVKQDSVSLEKSKINYKQFIIPSALVIYGVVGLESHQLLDLNTEVREEIREHIDKKLTIDDFSQYAPLVSIYALDGLGIKSKHSFKDKAIITATSYLIMGAVVNTLKSTTVSERPDRTSNNSFPSGHTATAFMGAELLHQEYKDKSLWYSLSGYAVASATGFFRMYNNRHWFSDVAAGAGIGMLSTKIAYFLYPYINKLFFKENLTKTKISLLPYYGNKEVGFGLVSKF, via the coding sequence ATGAAAAAGAAAGAAATATTATCAGTTTTTTTATTGTTTATGTTCCTTTCTTTATTTTCTCAAGAAAATGAAATTGTTGTTAAACAAGATTCTGTTTCTTTAGAAAAAAGTAAAATTAATTATAAGCAATTCATTATTCCTTCGGCTCTAGTAATTTATGGGGTTGTTGGTTTAGAAAGTCATCAGCTTTTAGATCTTAATACTGAAGTAAGGGAAGAAATAAGAGAACACATCGATAAAAAACTAACCATTGATGATTTTTCACAATATGCGCCATTAGTTTCTATTTATGCACTCGATGGATTAGGAATAAAAAGTAAGCATAGCTTTAAAGACAAAGCTATTATAACGGCTACGTCATATTTAATTATGGGAGCTGTTGTAAATACTTTAAAAAGTACCACTGTTTCTGAAAGACCAGATAGAACGTCAAATAATTCTTTTCCTTCGGGACATACTGCTACAGCATTTATGGGTGCCGAATTATTGCATCAAGAATATAAAGACAAATCACTTTGGTATAGTTTATCAGGGTATGCAGTAGCATCGGCTACTGGTTTTTTTAGAATGTACAACAATAGACATTGGTTTAGTGATGTTGCGGCCGGTGCAGGAATAGGGATGTTGAGTACAAAAATTGCTTATTTTCTCTATCCATATATAAATAAATTGTTTTTCAAGGAAAATTTGACAAAAACAAAAATATCATTACTTCCTTATTATGGTAATAAAGAAGTTGGATTTGGATTAGTTTCAAAATTTTAA
- a CDS encoding (Fe-S)-binding protein has translation MSENLVVPTMAEMLAQGKQPEVLFWVGCSGSFDDRAKKITKAFVRILNKANVEFAVLGTEEGCTGDPAKRAGNEFLFQMQAFMNIEVLKAYETKKIVTACPHCFNTLKNEYPELGGNFEVVHHTQFLKELLDAGRLTIEGGQFKGKKITFHDPCYLGRANKIYEAPRELIQKLDAELVEMKRSKANGLCCGAGGAQMFKEPENGDKDINVERTEDALETNAEIIAAGCPFCNTMLTDGTKAKHREHDVKVLDVAELIANAQDL, from the coding sequence ATGTCAGAAAATTTAGTAGTGCCTACAATGGCCGAAATGTTAGCTCAAGGCAAACAACCAGAAGTGTTATTTTGGGTAGGATGTTCTGGAAGTTTTGATGATAGAGCAAAAAAAATAACTAAAGCTTTTGTACGTATTTTAAATAAAGCCAATGTCGAATTTGCAGTATTAGGAACTGAAGAAGGTTGTACTGGTGATCCTGCAAAAAGAGCTGGAAACGAATTTTTATTCCAAATGCAGGCTTTCATGAACATTGAGGTGTTGAAGGCTTATGAAACAAAAAAAATTGTAACAGCTTGTCCTCATTGTTTTAATACTTTAAAAAATGAATATCCTGAGTTAGGAGGAAACTTTGAAGTAGTGCATCATACTCAATTCTTAAAAGAATTGTTGGATGCTGGCAGACTTACAATTGAAGGGGGTCAGTTTAAAGGGAAAAAAATCACATTCCATGACCCTTGTTACTTAGGTCGTGCTAATAAAATATACGAAGCACCTCGTGAACTTATTCAAAAGTTAGATGCTGAATTAGTAGAAATGAAGCGTTCAAAAGCAAACGGATTATGTTGTGGAGCTGGAGGAGCGCAAATGTTTAAAGAACCTGAAAATGGTGATAAGGATATTAATGTAGAGAGAACCGAAGATGCTTTAGAGACAAATGCTGAAATTATTGCAGCTGGTTGTCCTTTCTGTAATACAATGTTAACAGATGGAACAAAAGCAAAACATCGCGAGCATGATGTAAAAGTTCTTGATGTTGCTGAGTTAATTGCAAACGCACAAGATTTATAA
- a CDS encoding MlaD family protein, producing the protein MKITREIKTAILVIASLLLFIWGYSFLKGSNLFNDHKRLFVEYDNVEGLAVSAPVTVSGKIIGKVDKIELTSSGKLLVELQINEEDFPISKTSVAEIYEPGFIGGKQIAIVPNYKDKSVAVSGDKLIAGVKLGLTSSLGEKLTPLQHRLDKVLVSADGLLTNVNNVLDTETQANLKKAINELNKTLSNFTKVSAELDQLLAQNKDKLGSAVSNLDQTTQNFSKISSDLEKAQLGQTVKNLETTLVNVNKIMTDIESGKGTMGKLMKDETMYNNFAKASKELELLLQDLRLHPTRYVNVSLFGKKEKPYTAPEQK; encoded by the coding sequence TTGAAAATTACTAGAGAAATTAAAACAGCTATACTTGTTATCGCTTCATTATTATTGTTTATTTGGGGATATAGTTTTTTAAAAGGCTCAAATCTATTTAATGATCACAAAAGACTTTTTGTAGAGTATGATAACGTAGAAGGGTTGGCAGTTTCTGCTCCTGTAACCGTTAGCGGAAAAATTATAGGGAAGGTTGATAAAATAGAATTAACATCAAGCGGAAAATTATTAGTTGAACTTCAAATTAATGAAGAAGATTTTCCAATTTCAAAAACAAGTGTCGCGGAAATTTATGAGCCTGGTTTCATTGGAGGTAAACAAATAGCAATTGTTCCTAATTATAAAGATAAATCAGTTGCTGTTTCTGGAGATAAATTAATAGCGGGAGTAAAATTAGGATTAACATCTTCATTAGGTGAAAAACTTACACCTTTACAACATAGGTTAGATAAAGTTCTTGTAAGTGCTGATGGACTTTTAACAAATGTTAATAATGTCCTTGATACAGAAACTCAGGCCAATCTTAAAAAAGCAATAAATGAGTTAAATAAAACACTTTCTAATTTTACAAAAGTTTCTGCCGAGTTAGATCAACTTTTAGCGCAAAACAAAGATAAATTAGGTAGTGCTGTTTCAAATTTAGATCAGACTACTCAAAATTTTTCTAAAATTTCTTCTGATTTAGAAAAGGCTCAATTAGGGCAAACAGTTAAAAACTTGGAAACTACTCTTGTAAATGTTAATAAAATAATGACTGATATTGAGTCTGGAAAAGGTACAATGGGTAAACTTATGAAAGATGAAACAATGTATAACAACTTCGCAAAAGCTTCTAAAGAGCTTGAACTGTTGTTGCAAGATTTAAGATTACATCCAACTCGCTATGTTAACGTATCGCTTTTTGGAAAAAAAGAAAAGCCATACACAGCACCAGAACAAAAATAA
- a CDS encoding LNS2 domain-containing protein — translation MENQDLDKNLIAASEDGQTISPILPPGIKNYLIDIDGTICDDIPNEEPERMLTAEVYPDALVTLNKWYDEGHIIFFFTSRTEEHREYTEIWLKKHGFKYHGMIMGKPRGGNYHWIDNHLVKATRYRGRFTDLIEKQVTIEVFDDEKDSI, via the coding sequence ATGGAAAACCAAGATTTAGATAAAAATTTAATTGCAGCTTCAGAAGATGGACAAACTATTAGTCCTATTCTTCCTCCAGGAATCAAAAACTATTTGATTGATATTGATGGAACTATTTGTGATGATATTCCAAATGAAGAGCCAGAAAGAATGCTAACAGCCGAAGTATATCCTGACGCACTAGTAACTTTGAACAAATGGTATGATGAAGGTCATATTATTTTCTTCTTTACATCAAGAACTGAGGAGCATAGAGAATACACTGAAATTTGGTTAAAAAAACACGGTTTCAAATATCACGGAATGATAATGGGAAAACCAAGAGGAGGAAATTATCATTGGATTGATAATCATTTGGTAAAAGCGACTCGATACAGAGGAAGGTTTACAGATTTAATTGAGAAACAGGTTACTATCGAAGTTTTTGATGACGAAAAAGATAGTATTTAA
- a CDS encoding putative LPS assembly protein LptD, protein MSLQKLSHTFTKIVFIALRTNLFHIVLLPFLLTLSSLKTFSQELPKKNISISTDKQEDKILISRKNTTRPQDSTKTDTVKKKKALLDGKIHYKSKEYAKINQKKKQITLHDEAEVYYKDIELKSGIIVIDYEKDEVYAGRLKDSSGTYIQYPVFKQGQNVVEPDSIRFNFKTKKALIWNSRTDQGEFKVKGEITKRENDSVYFIKNARFTTSKNIENPEYYFIARKIKLVPQKKVVTGLTNMVIADVPTPIGLPFAFFPMTEESTSGVIPPTFGQTNAQGYFLQNGGYYFALNKHYDLALLGDYYTNGSYAFRAETSYANIYKFRGNFNFRYENQITGERGLPGYGKTNLYNIQWTHSPDAKATPNSRFSASVNLGSSKYYQSSFNQLNTANFLNNTLSSSISYSKTFNSIPQVNMSLTASHSQNTNTGVINMTLPTLQASVDRIFPFAPKNGTKKGLIKNINFQYSLRGENRFETNDSLFFKSEMFKQAKNGLQHSIPLSTNFKVFKYFSVTASTNYLETWYLKTTEKKYNSLTNKVEDIEKSGFDAFRTYDFSSGVGTTIYGTFNISKDKKIQAIRHVMRPNVSYSYTPSFERYYDTYAADGSGRMETYTRFEKGIFGAPGKQNNNILSFALNNTFEAKVRDKDSTKVEPKKIMLLNNFNLSTGYNISADSLRWTPLRVSGGTNLLKDKMNVNFGMTLNPYAINNKGQMVDVFNINNGGSLFRMTSANMTINYSFSSKDFNGNKDGKENSLNNKGLRSGGRADDLFGTTTDFSDRQKSQFGKDEETKFDEFFNASLPWDLKLAYSLTYTNNNRENKISQSSLMFSGNVDISPRWKAGLSSGYDFVQNGVTYTQLRFERDLLSWRMDFNWNPIGDRASWYFFIGISSSVLSDIKWDKRSLPDRRL, encoded by the coding sequence TTGTCACTTCAAAAATTAAGCCATACTTTTACAAAAATAGTATTTATAGCGTTGCGTACAAACTTATTTCATATCGTTTTACTGCCTTTTTTATTAACTCTTAGCAGTTTAAAAACTTTTTCGCAAGAGTTACCAAAAAAGAATATTTCAATATCTACTGATAAACAAGAAGATAAGATATTGATAAGTAGAAAAAATACTACAAGACCTCAAGATTCTACAAAAACTGACACTGTAAAGAAAAAAAAGGCTTTACTGGATGGAAAAATCCATTATAAGTCTAAAGAATACGCAAAAATCAATCAAAAGAAAAAGCAAATCACTTTACATGACGAAGCTGAAGTCTACTACAAAGACATCGAATTAAAATCGGGAATCATTGTAATTGATTATGAAAAAGATGAAGTTTATGCTGGTAGATTAAAAGATAGTTCAGGTACTTACATACAATATCCTGTATTCAAACAGGGGCAAAATGTTGTAGAACCTGATTCAATTCGTTTTAATTTCAAAACCAAGAAGGCATTAATCTGGAACTCAAGAACAGATCAAGGAGAATTTAAAGTAAAAGGTGAAATCACTAAGAGAGAAAATGACTCTGTTTATTTCATAAAAAATGCTCGTTTTACGACTTCAAAAAACATTGAAAATCCAGAATATTATTTTATTGCAAGAAAAATTAAATTAGTCCCTCAAAAGAAAGTAGTTACTGGACTAACAAACATGGTAATTGCAGATGTCCCTACTCCTATTGGACTCCCATTTGCCTTTTTTCCAATGACTGAAGAAAGTACCTCGGGAGTAATTCCACCTACTTTTGGACAAACTAATGCTCAAGGTTATTTCCTTCAAAATGGAGGTTACTATTTTGCACTAAATAAACATTATGATTTAGCACTATTAGGTGATTATTACACTAATGGAAGCTATGCTTTTAGAGCAGAAACAAGCTATGCCAACATATACAAATTCAGAGGAAATTTCAATTTTAGATATGAAAATCAAATAACAGGAGAAAGAGGTTTACCTGGATATGGTAAAACAAATTTATATAATATTCAATGGACTCATTCACCTGATGCTAAAGCAACTCCAAACTCAAGATTTTCTGCTTCAGTGAATTTAGGAAGTTCAAAATATTACCAAAGTTCTTTTAACCAGCTTAATACCGCAAATTTTTTAAATAATACATTAAGTTCTTCAATTTCATATAGCAAAACCTTTAATAGCATCCCTCAGGTAAACATGTCATTAACTGCATCACATTCTCAAAACACGAATACTGGTGTTATAAATATGACTTTGCCAACCTTACAAGCTAGTGTTGATAGAATTTTTCCATTTGCCCCAAAAAATGGAACAAAAAAAGGATTAATCAAAAACATTAATTTTCAATATAGTTTAAGAGGAGAAAATAGATTTGAAACAAATGATTCTTTATTTTTTAAATCTGAGATGTTTAAGCAAGCAAAAAATGGATTACAGCATTCAATTCCTTTAAGCACAAACTTTAAAGTATTCAAATATTTTAGTGTAACTGCTTCAACTAATTATCTTGAAACTTGGTATTTAAAAACTACTGAAAAGAAATATAATTCATTGACGAACAAAGTTGAAGATATTGAAAAATCTGGATTTGATGCTTTTAGAACATATGATTTTTCTTCAGGCGTGGGAACTACAATTTATGGAACATTCAACATTAGTAAAGATAAAAAGATACAAGCCATTAGACATGTAATGAGACCTAATGTGAGTTACTCTTATACACCAAGTTTTGAAAGATACTATGATACTTATGCTGCAGATGGAAGTGGTAGAATGGAAACCTATACTCGATTTGAAAAAGGAATTTTTGGTGCTCCAGGTAAACAAAATAATAATATCCTTAGCTTTGCTTTAAACAATACCTTTGAAGCAAAAGTAAGAGATAAAGATTCAACTAAAGTTGAACCAAAAAAAATAATGCTACTTAATAACTTCAATCTATCAACTGGTTATAATATTAGTGCAGATTCATTGCGTTGGACACCTCTTAGAGTAAGTGGAGGAACAAATTTACTAAAAGACAAAATGAATGTAAATTTTGGTATGACTTTAAATCCATATGCTATAAACAATAAAGGTCAAATGGTAGATGTATTTAATATTAATAATGGCGGAAGTTTATTTAGAATGACAAGTGCTAATATGACTATTAATTATTCTTTTTCGAGCAAAGACTTTAATGGTAATAAAGATGGAAAAGAAAACTCATTAAACAATAAAGGATTACGTAGTGGAGGTCGCGCAGATGATTTGTTTGGTACTACAACCGATTTTAGTGACAGACAAAAAAGCCAATTTGGGAAAGACGAAGAAACTAAGTTTGATGAATTTTTCAATGCAAGCCTTCCTTGGGATTTAAAACTTGCCTATTCACTAACCTACACTAACAATAATAGAGAAAACAAAATATCTCAAAGCTCCTTAATGTTTTCTGGTAATGTTGATATATCTCCACGCTGGAAAGCTGGACTATCTTCTGGATACGACTTTGTGCAAAATGGAGTAACATACACTCAATTAAGATTTGAAAGAGATTTATTAAGTTGGCGAATGGATTTCAACTGGAATCCTATTGGCGATAGAGCATCTTGGTATTTTTTCATAGGAATTAGCTCATCAGTTCTTAGTGATATTAAATGGGACAAACGTAGTTTACCTGACAGAAGACTTTAA
- a CDS encoding N-acetylmuramoyl-L-alanine amidase family protein, producing MKFTLKIKEVFVLVSLLIVSSAFAQGKFKVTLDAGHGDHDFGATYHGFVEKNIALGVVLKVGKILEQDPSIQVIYTRKNDTFVDLVERANIANRADANLFVSIHCNANKNQEAYGTETYVMGLSKSASSLEVAKKENQVIEMEKDYKTKYAGYNPNSPESLISATLAQEEYLDQSIEFASRIQDNFDIKLNRKVRGVKQAPFMVLHKAFMPRVLIEMGFISNKEEGAYLNSEEGQLNVAKSIADAIFRMKVEHFGGTMPVIEIQKSERPVVKKDTAKTTVKDSTPKTNDSRPVDSNKVIYKVQLKASATQVETKPENFNGLKKISFISEKGYFKYMYGETNDYNEAKMQLLEAKTRGYDSAFIVPFKNGQKISLNDALKSK from the coding sequence ATGAAGTTTACTCTTAAAATCAAAGAAGTTTTTGTTTTAGTATCATTACTTATTGTTTCTTCAGCATTTGCTCAAGGTAAGTTTAAAGTTACTTTAGATGCAGGTCATGGTGATCATGATTTTGGAGCTACTTATCATGGTTTTGTAGAAAAGAATATTGCTTTAGGTGTAGTGCTTAAAGTTGGAAAAATATTAGAGCAAGATCCAAGTATCCAAGTAATTTACACGAGAAAGAATGACACTTTTGTTGATCTTGTCGAGCGTGCTAATATAGCGAACAGAGCTGATGCCAACTTGTTTGTATCAATTCACTGTAATGCCAACAAAAATCAAGAAGCTTATGGAACAGAAACCTATGTAATGGGACTTTCTAAAAGTGCTTCAAGTTTAGAAGTGGCTAAGAAAGAAAACCAGGTAATTGAGATGGAGAAAGATTATAAAACAAAATATGCAGGATATAATCCAAATTCTCCTGAGTCATTAATTAGTGCGACTTTGGCGCAAGAAGAATATTTAGATCAAAGTATTGAGTTTGCTAGTAGAATTCAAGACAATTTTGATATAAAATTAAATCGTAAAGTAAGAGGAGTAAAACAAGCTCCGTTTATGGTCTTACATAAAGCCTTTATGCCAAGAGTTTTAATTGAGATGGGATTTATTTCAAATAAAGAAGAGGGCGCTTACTTAAACTCTGAAGAAGGACAATTAAATGTTGCTAAATCAATTGCAGATGCAATTTTTAGAATGAAAGTGGAGCACTTTGGTGGTACTATGCCAGTTATTGAAATTCAAAAGTCTGAAAGACCAGTTGTCAAAAAAGATACAGCAAAAACAACAGTTAAAGATTCTACACCTAAAACAAACGATTCTAGACCTGTTGACTCTAATAAAGTTATTTATAAAGTCCAACTTAAAGCTAGTGCAACACAAGTAGAAACTAAGCCAGAGAACTTTAATGGTCTAAAGAAAATATCATTTATTTCAGAAAAAGGTTACTTTAAGTATATGTATGGCGAAACTAATGATTACAACGAAGCAAAAATGCAATTGCTTGAAGCTAAAACCAGAGGTTATGATTCGGCATTTATTGTACCCTTTAAAAATGGTCAAAAAATCAGCTTAAACGATGCTTTAAAGAGCAAGTAA
- a CDS encoding ABC transporter ATPase, producing MYLPFEELPIESRIWIYQSNRKFTDEEMTEIESLVKDFVENWSAHGASLEASFITKYNRFIVLAVNQEVQAATGCSIDSSVSFIQELEKKYEVDLLDKMNVTFKNGEFIAHKSLIDFKKMAKEKAVSGTTIVFNNLVNTIQEFNEAWEVPAEDSWHSRFF from the coding sequence ATGTATCTTCCTTTTGAAGAATTGCCAATAGAATCAAGAATTTGGATTTATCAGTCCAATAGAAAATTCACGGATGAAGAAATGACTGAAATTGAATCTTTGGTTAAAGATTTCGTCGAAAATTGGTCAGCTCATGGAGCAAGTTTAGAAGCTTCATTTATAACAAAATACAATAGATTTATTGTTTTGGCAGTAAATCAAGAAGTACAAGCTGCTACAGGTTGTTCAATAGATTCATCAGTTTCGTTTATCCAAGAATTAGAGAAAAAATACGAAGTAGATTTATTGGATAAAATGAATGTTACTTTTAAAAATGGTGAATTTATTGCTCATAAATCTTTAATTGATTTCAAAAAAATGGCTAAAGAAAAGGCTGTTTCAGGAACAACAATTGTTTTCAATAATTTGGTAAACACTATTCAAGAGTTTAACGAAGCTTGGGAAGTGCCCGCAGAGGATAGCTGGCATAGTCGTTTCTTTTAA
- a CDS encoding (Fe-S)-binding protein, producing the protein MNYLSSILFLVILIVGGGFFAKNVKKIIRNIKLGKDVNRSDRSSERWKNMALVAFGQKKMFSRPIPALLHFALYAAFIITQIELLEILVDGIFGTHRFFKPALGGFYTFLISFIEILSVLALTATVLFLARRNLLKLPRLNKAELLGWPKKDANLILIMEIILVCCIFTMNGTDEVLYNMGKSHFEGQGSFGFAVSQHVGPAIFGGMSEGALHILERIGWWGHFMMVMAFLNYLYYSKHLHIILAFPNTYFADLNPLGKFDNLESVTNEVKLMLDPNADPFAAPAPDANAAPSKFGASDVQDLNWAQLLNAYTCTECGRCTSSCPANQTGKKLSPRKIMMDTRDRMVEVGDNMDKNNGVFVPDGKSLLNDYITQEELWACTSCNACVEECPVNISPLSIIMDMRRYLVMEQSAAPQSLNAMMTNIENNSAPWQYNQLDRLNWKDEN; encoded by the coding sequence ATGAATTATTTAAGCAGTATACTATTTCTTGTTATTCTTATAGTAGGAGGAGGTTTTTTTGCTAAAAATGTCAAAAAAATTATTCGAAACATCAAATTAGGAAAAGATGTAAATCGTTCTGACCGTTCTTCTGAAAGATGGAAAAATATGGCACTTGTTGCTTTTGGTCAAAAGAAAATGTTTTCACGACCAATTCCGGCTTTACTACATTTTGCCTTATATGCTGCTTTTATTATCACTCAAATAGAATTATTAGAAATTCTTGTTGATGGTATTTTTGGTACTCATCGTTTTTTTAAACCAGCTTTAGGAGGTTTCTATACTTTCTTAATCAGTTTCATCGAAATATTATCAGTTTTAGCTTTAACAGCAACTGTTTTGTTTTTAGCTAGAAGAAACTTATTAAAGTTACCACGCTTAAATAAAGCAGAATTATTAGGATGGCCTAAAAAAGATGCAAATTTGATTCTAATTATGGAAATCATTTTGGTATGTTGTATTTTCACAATGAATGGTACTGATGAAGTACTATACAATATGGGTAAATCTCATTTTGAAGGACAAGGCTCATTTGGTTTCGCAGTTTCACAACATGTAGGTCCAGCAATATTTGGCGGGATGTCAGAAGGAGCTTTGCATATTTTAGAAAGAATAGGATGGTGGGGTCACTTTATGATGGTGATGGCATTTTTGAACTATCTATATTATTCAAAACACTTACATATCATATTAGCATTCCCAAATACTTATTTTGCCGATTTGAATCCACTAGGAAAATTTGACAATCTAGAAAGCGTAACAAACGAAGTAAAATTAATGTTGGACCCAAATGCTGACCCTTTTGCGGCGCCAGCACCAGACGCTAATGCAGCACCAAGTAAATTTGGAGCTTCAGATGTTCAGGATTTAAACTGGGCGCAATTATTAAACGCTTATACTTGTACAGAGTGTGGTCGTTGTACTTCATCATGTCCAGCAAATCAAACAGGTAAAAAATTATCTCCACGTAAAATAATGATGGACACTCGTGACCGTATGGTTGAAGTAGGGGATAATATGGATAAAAACAATGGTGTTTTTGTTCCAGATGGAAAATCACTATTAAATGATTACATCACACAAGAGGAACTTTGGGCATGTACATCATGTAATGCATGTGTTGAGGAATGTCCTGTAAATATTAGTCCGTTATCTATTATTATGGATATGCGTCGTTACTTGGTTATGGAGCAAAGTGCTGCACCTCAATCATTAAATGCAATGATGACAAATATTGAGAACAATAGTGCGCCTTGGCAATACAACCAATTGGATAGATTAAACTGGAAAGACGAAAATTAG